The Xyrauchen texanus isolate HMW12.3.18 chromosome 38, RBS_HiC_50CHRs, whole genome shotgun sequence genome window below encodes:
- the LOC127631846 gene encoding calcium-binding protein 39-like isoform X2, whose amino-acid sequence MPFPFGKSHKCPADIVKNLKDNMTLLEKQDISDKKAEKASEEVSKSLLAMKEILYGTNEKEPQTEAVAQLAQELYNSGLLSTLITDLQLIDFEGKKDVAQIFNNILRRQIGTRTPTVEYLCTQQNILFMLLKGYESSDIALNCGIMLRECIRHEPLGKITLCSEQFYDFFRYVEMSTFDIASDAFATFKDLLTRHKMLSAEFLEQHYDRLLGELLLDRHNFTIMTKYVSKPENLKLMMNLLRDKSRNIQFEAFHVFKVFVANPNKTQPILDILLKNQIKLIEFLSKFQNDRTEDEQFGDEKNYLIKQISDLKRPTPQDA is encoded by the exons ATGCCATTCCCTTTCGGTAAGTCTCACAAGTGTCCGGCAGACATTGTGAAGAACCTGAAGGACAACATGACCCTTTTGGAGAAACAGGACATCTCGGATAAGAAGGCTGAGAAG GCCTCTGAGGAGGTGTCCAAATCTCTGCTGGCAATGAAGGAGATTCTTTACGGCACTAATGAGAAGGAGCCGCAGACAGAAGCCGTGGCTCAGCTCGCTCAAGAGCTTTACAACAGCGGTCTGCTCAGTACACTCATCACAGACCTGCAACTCATTGACTTTGAG GGCAAGAAAGATGTGGCGCAAATCTTTAACAATATTCTGAGACGTCAGATCGGCACACGGACACCCACTGTGGAATACCTGTGTACTCAACAGAACATACTGTTCATGCTGCTTAAAGG ATACGAGTCTTCCGATATCGCTCTGAACTGTGGGATAATGCTGAGGGAATGCATACGGCACGAGCCGCTGGGCAAGATCACCCTCTGTTCCGAACAATTCTACGATTTCTTCAGATACGTTGAGATGTCCACCTTCGACATCGCCTCAGATGCATTCGCTACTTTTAAA GATTTGTTGACGAGACACAAAATGCTCAGCGCCGAGTTTCTGGAACAGCACTATGATAGA cTTTTGGGAGAGCTGCTTTTGGACAGGCACAACTTCACTATAATGACGAAGTATGTAAGCAAACCAGAAAACCTCAAACTCATGATGAATTTACTGAGAGACAAAAGCCGCAACATTCAGTTTGAGGCCTTCCATGTCTTTAAG GTGTTTGTGGCCAATCCGAACAAGACACAGCCCATCCTCGACATCTTGCTGAAGAACCAGATCAAACTAATAGAGTTCCTAAGCAAGTTCCAGAACGACCGCACCGAGGATGAGCAATTCGGTGACGAAAAGAACTATCTAATCAAACAAATCAGTGACCTCAAGAGGCCGACCCCGCAGGATGCCTGA
- the LOC127631848 gene encoding integral membrane protein 2C-like: MVKISFQPIAGQKPDKEEINGDKTQIFIPHPHVEEELVLPVGRKRSSLSELCCLTTALIVFTCSLIYASIYIYRYYIIPQVPDQSRFHCRVVYEDSVSAPLRGSHELEENVGIYLKENYEQISVPVPDFSNTDPADIIHDFHRGLTAYHDIALDKCYVIELNASVVMPPRNLWELLINVKKGTYLPQTYIVQEEMVVTGRVNNMHQLGRFIYRLCNGKDTYRLRRRTSRRRINRRAVQNCHSIRHFENTFVVETVICETP; this comes from the exons ATGGTGAAGATCAGCTTTCAGCCCATCGCTGGACAAAAACCAGATAAAGAAGAGATTAATGGAGATAAAACTCAAATATTCATACCGCATCCACAC gTGGAAGAGGAGCTGGTCTTGCCTGTCGGTCGGAAACGCTCCTCTTTGAGTGAACTCTGCTGTCTGACAACTGCACTGATTGtcttcacctgcagtctgatctacGCATCAATATATATCTACCGATACTACATCATTCCTCAG GTTCCAGATCAAAGTCGGTTCCACTGCCGTGTGGTCTATGAGGACTCTGTGTCGGCTCCACTGCGAGGGTCTCACGAGCTGGAGGAAAACGTGGGGATTTACCTGAAGGAAAACTATGAGCAAATCAGTGTGCCTGTGCCCGACTTCAGCAACACAGACCCTGCTGACATAATTCATGATTTCCACAGG GGTCTGACGGCCTACCATGATATCGCCTTAGACAAGTGTTATGTCATCGAGCTCAATGCCAGTGTGGTAATGCCACCTCGTAACCTCTGGGAACTACTCATCAACGTCAAG AAAGGGACTTACCTTCCCCAGACGTACATTGTCCAAGAAGAAATGGTTGTGACTGGCCGTGTTAATAACATGCATCAGCTCGGACGGTTTATTTACCGTCTGTGTAATGGTAAAGATACGTACAGGCTCCGCCGTCGCACCTCTCGCCGTC GTATCAACAGGCGTGCGGTGCAGAACTGTCACAGCATCCGTCACTTTGAGAACACGTTTGTGGTGGAGACCGTGATTTGTGAGACCCCATAG
- the LOC127631846 gene encoding calcium-binding protein 39-like isoform X1: MPFPFGKSHKCPADIVKNLKDNMTLLEKQDISDKKAEKASEEVSKSLLAMKEILYGTNEKEPQTEAVAQLAQELYNSGLLSTLITDLQLIDFEGKKDVAQIFNNILRRQIGTRTPTVEYLCTQQNILFMLLKGYESSDIALNCGIMLRECIRHEPLGKITLCSEQFYDFFRYVEMSTFDIASDAFATFKDLLTRHKMLSAEFLEQHYDRFFSEYEKLLHSENYVTKRQSLKLLGELLLDRHNFTIMTKYVSKPENLKLMMNLLRDKSRNIQFEAFHVFKVFVANPNKTQPILDILLKNQIKLIEFLSKFQNDRTEDEQFGDEKNYLIKQISDLKRPTPQDA, translated from the exons ATGCCATTCCCTTTCGGTAAGTCTCACAAGTGTCCGGCAGACATTGTGAAGAACCTGAAGGACAACATGACCCTTTTGGAGAAACAGGACATCTCGGATAAGAAGGCTGAGAAG GCCTCTGAGGAGGTGTCCAAATCTCTGCTGGCAATGAAGGAGATTCTTTACGGCACTAATGAGAAGGAGCCGCAGACAGAAGCCGTGGCTCAGCTCGCTCAAGAGCTTTACAACAGCGGTCTGCTCAGTACACTCATCACAGACCTGCAACTCATTGACTTTGAG GGCAAGAAAGATGTGGCGCAAATCTTTAACAATATTCTGAGACGTCAGATCGGCACACGGACACCCACTGTGGAATACCTGTGTACTCAACAGAACATACTGTTCATGCTGCTTAAAGG ATACGAGTCTTCCGATATCGCTCTGAACTGTGGGATAATGCTGAGGGAATGCATACGGCACGAGCCGCTGGGCAAGATCACCCTCTGTTCCGAACAATTCTACGATTTCTTCAGATACGTTGAGATGTCCACCTTCGACATCGCCTCAGATGCATTCGCTACTTTTAAA GATTTGTTGACGAGACACAAAATGCTCAGCGCCGAGTTTCTGGAACAGCACTATGATAGA TTCTTTAGTGAATATGAGAAACTTCTTCACTCAGAAAACTACGTCACCAAGAGGCAGTCACTGAAG cTTTTGGGAGAGCTGCTTTTGGACAGGCACAACTTCACTATAATGACGAAGTATGTAAGCAAACCAGAAAACCTCAAACTCATGATGAATTTACTGAGAGACAAAAGCCGCAACATTCAGTTTGAGGCCTTCCATGTCTTTAAG GTGTTTGTGGCCAATCCGAACAAGACACAGCCCATCCTCGACATCTTGCTGAAGAACCAGATCAAACTAATAGAGTTCCTAAGCAAGTTCCAGAACGACCGCACCGAGGATGAGCAATTCGGTGACGAAAAGAACTATCTAATCAAACAAATCAGTGACCTCAAGAGGCCGACCCCGCAGGATGCCTGA